From the genome of Geobacter sp. SVR, one region includes:
- a CDS encoding OmpH family outer membrane protein — protein sequence MKRILLTALLLSCMAAGTVFAADGKIGYIDMQRAINTSEAGKEAKEQLAARLKKYQDEINVRQDDLKRLKEELEKQGVLLSETARASKEKDYQQKLKEFQRFTKDAQDELQGKDEEYTRKILEAMEKVIQEFGRNNGYTFIFVKNEGMLYADDKADLTNEVLKLFNASRKK from the coding sequence ATGAAACGTATCCTGTTAACGGCACTACTGCTTAGCTGCATGGCTGCGGGCACTGTTTTTGCCGCGGACGGCAAAATCGGCTACATCGACATGCAGCGGGCGATCAATACCTCGGAAGCGGGCAAAGAGGCCAAGGAGCAACTGGCAGCCCGCCTGAAGAAGTATCAGGACGAAATAAACGTTCGTCAGGACGACCTGAAGCGTCTGAAGGAGGAGCTTGAAAAACAGGGCGTGCTGCTGTCAGAGACGGCCCGGGCCTCCAAGGAGAAGGATTACCAGCAGAAGCTGAAAGAGTTCCAGCGTTTCACCAAGGATGCCCAGGACGAGCTGCAAGGCAAGGACGAGGAATATACCCGCAAGATCCTGGAAGCGATGGAAAAGGTCATTCAGGAGTTCGGTCGCAACAACGGCTATACCTTCATTTTTGTGAAGAACGAAGGCATGCTGTATGCCGACGATAAGGCCGATCTGACCAATGAAGTGCTGAAATTGTTCAATGCCAGCCGGAAAAAATAG
- the lpxB gene encoding lipid-A-disaccharide synthase: MTATVLQSAHRRIMIVAGEASGDIYGAELAREALKLDPHLSFFGIGGARMREAGVETLVDSADMAVVGLVEVLKHFDVISSAFITLKRILLNDPPDILVLIDYPGFNLRLAKVARKSGVKVFYYISPQIWAWRQGRVKKIARLVNHMAVILPFELPFYQGAGVPATFVGHPMLDLVKVEMNRAAAATSFGLDPQQKIIGLFPGSRKNEIERLLPVIVAAAGLLRDRFPGVQFVLPLASTLRADHITPQLKAAGLNVTITHERIHDLIRACDAVISVSGTVTLEIALVETPMVIIYKLSPLTYQLAKRLVKIDNIGLCNIVAGETVVQELIQEQANPVAIAAEIGRFLDDDAYTTAVRGRLALIRQRLGGGGASANIARLLLTELERT, translated from the coding sequence ATGACAGCAACGGTTTTACAATCTGCACATCGCAGAATAATGATCGTGGCCGGTGAGGCATCCGGAGACATCTACGGGGCGGAGCTGGCCCGCGAGGCGCTCAAGCTCGACCCGCATCTCAGTTTTTTCGGCATCGGCGGTGCCAGGATGCGCGAAGCAGGGGTCGAAACGTTGGTCGATTCGGCCGACATGGCCGTGGTCGGGCTGGTGGAGGTGCTAAAGCATTTTGACGTGATCTCCTCCGCCTTCATCACGCTGAAACGGATCCTGCTGAACGACCCGCCCGACATTCTGGTCCTGATCGATTACCCGGGTTTCAACCTGCGGCTGGCCAAGGTGGCGAGAAAATCGGGAGTGAAGGTATTTTACTATATCAGCCCCCAGATCTGGGCCTGGCGCCAGGGACGGGTCAAAAAGATCGCCCGTCTGGTGAACCACATGGCGGTGATCCTGCCGTTCGAGCTCCCCTTCTATCAGGGGGCTGGCGTACCGGCCACCTTTGTCGGGCACCCCATGCTGGATCTCGTCAAGGTGGAGATGAACCGTGCGGCAGCAGCGACCAGCTTCGGGCTCGATCCGCAGCAAAAAATCATCGGGCTGTTTCCCGGCAGCCGCAAAAACGAGATCGAACGGCTGCTGCCGGTCATCGTCGCTGCTGCAGGATTGCTGCGGGATCGCTTCCCCGGCGTCCAGTTCGTCCTGCCGCTGGCCTCCACCCTGCGCGCCGACCATATCACCCCTCAGCTAAAGGCGGCCGGACTGAATGTCACCATCACCCACGAACGCATCCACGACCTGATCCGCGCCTGCGATGCGGTCATCTCCGTGTCCGGCACGGTCACCCTCGAGATCGCCCTGGTCGAAACGCCAATGGTGATCATCTACAAGCTCTCACCGCTCACCTATCAACTGGCAAAACGGCTGGTCAAGATCGACAATATCGGTCTCTGCAATATCGTGGCAGGGGAAACGGTCGTTCAGGAACTGATCCAGGAACAGGCTAATCCTGTTGCCATTGCAGCGGAGATCGGTCGTTTTCTTGACGACGACGCTTACACAACAGCCGTCAGGGGGCGTCTGGCCCTGATACGGCAAAGGCTAGGCGGTGGGGGGGCCTCCGCAAACATCGCCCGCCTGTTACTTACAGAATTGGAACGCACATGA
- the lpxA gene encoding acyl-ACP--UDP-N-acetylglucosamine O-acyltransferase — MIHPSAIIDQSAELAAGVEIGPYAIIGKQVTIGAGTKIGAHAVIGDWTAIGENNQIFHQSSVGAPPQDLKYRGEETWTHLGDNNVVREFATIHRGTVTGHGKTVVGSGNLFMAYSHIAHDCCIGNNVVMANVATLAGHVTVQDHVILGGLVAVHQFSTIGAHAMIGGGTLVGLDILPYTIATSGKRDAQLRGLNLIGLKRRGFSDETINSLKKAYKTLFMADLKLEEAVARIRSELGGCPEVDYLLAFIENSKRGICRG; from the coding sequence ATGATTCATCCCAGTGCAATTATCGACCAGAGCGCAGAACTGGCTGCCGGGGTCGAGATAGGTCCCTATGCGATCATCGGCAAGCAGGTCACGATCGGCGCGGGCACGAAAATCGGTGCCCACGCCGTGATCGGCGACTGGACCGCGATCGGCGAAAATAACCAGATCTTCCATCAGTCCTCGGTGGGCGCCCCCCCCCAGGATCTGAAGTATCGCGGCGAGGAGACCTGGACCCACTTGGGAGACAATAACGTGGTGCGCGAGTTTGCCACCATTCATCGCGGCACGGTTACCGGCCACGGCAAGACGGTAGTCGGCAGCGGCAATCTCTTCATGGCCTATTCCCATATCGCGCACGACTGCTGTATCGGCAACAACGTTGTCATGGCCAATGTCGCCACCCTGGCCGGGCATGTGACCGTCCAGGATCATGTCATTCTGGGGGGCCTTGTAGCCGTACACCAGTTTTCAACCATCGGAGCCCATGCCATGATCGGTGGCGGCACTTTGGTCGGCCTGGACATCCTCCCCTACACCATCGCCACTTCCGGAAAACGGGATGCACAGTTGCGCGGCCTGAACCTGATCGGCCTGAAGCGGCGCGGCTTCTCGGATGAAACCATCAACAGCCTCAAAAAAGCCTACAAAACCCTGTTCATGGCTGATCTGAAACTCGAAGAGGCGGTTGCCCGCATCAGGAGCGAACTCGGCGGCTGCCCCGAAGTCGACTACCTGCTGGCGTTCATCGAGAACTCCAAGCGTGGAATCTGCCGCGGATGA
- a CDS encoding phosphatase PAP2 family protein, whose amino-acid sequence MNRKYVDFGLPLLVLLIATAIIGATGADLKLSALFFRPEGWAVGDRPFWHFLYLLNRTPVFAMAVAGLALALYGRVNPAWRQWRRQGVFLVILALLGPGLLVNSVFKEYWGRPRPREVVEFGGKKQFLQPWQMGTPHNGRSFPSGHSAAAFYLAAPYFPLRRRRPRLALAWLTGGLAFGVLMSFARITQGGHFLSDTLWAWGMVHLTAASLYYLMKLDRESPGRPGADRQPSCST is encoded by the coding sequence ATGAACCGAAAGTATGTAGATTTCGGCCTGCCGCTGCTGGTACTGCTGATTGCCACCGCCATCATAGGCGCGACAGGCGCCGACCTGAAACTGTCGGCGCTGTTCTTCCGCCCTGAGGGATGGGCAGTGGGGGATCGCCCTTTCTGGCACTTTCTGTACCTGCTCAACCGTACTCCGGTCTTCGCGATGGCCGTTGCGGGGCTGGCCCTGGCATTGTATGGCAGGGTCAACCCGGCCTGGCGGCAGTGGCGCAGACAGGGAGTCTTTCTGGTGATACTTGCGCTGCTGGGACCGGGGCTGCTGGTCAACAGCGTCTTCAAGGAGTACTGGGGCAGGCCGCGCCCACGGGAGGTCGTTGAGTTCGGCGGCAAGAAGCAGTTCCTTCAGCCGTGGCAGATGGGCACGCCCCACAATGGTCGTTCCTTTCCCTCTGGCCATTCGGCCGCCGCATTTTACCTGGCTGCGCCGTATTTTCCGCTGCGCCGCCGCAGGCCACGTTTAGCATTAGCTTGGCTGACTGGAGGGCTGGCATTCGGAGTCTTGATGAGCTTCGCCCGCATCACCCAGGGGGGGCATTTCCTGAGCGATACGCTGTGGGCCTGGGGCATGGTGCACCTGACCGCGGCATCGCTGTACTACCTGATGAAACTCGACCGGGAATCTCCGGGCCGGCCGGGCGCTGACCGGCAACCTTCATGTTCTACCTGA
- a CDS encoding ABC transporter ATP-binding protein, whose translation MNPILRRTLGYFKPYWGLMLVSALCSMIVGGLDGAFAWLVEPVLKKIFAGKDTTIFLLVPIGIIILFIIRGFARYTYDTTLKLAGQKAVQDIRNDAYAGNVRQDLSFFHNRATGELMSRMTNDIGAMQEGIANVVCGLFRDLISALSLLGVIFYRDWQLAIITFVVIPATAYPAQLIGKKIKNASGRSLNVMGGLTAILQETFSGIKVIKAFGLENKTIERFHRVNLEYFNQMRRYIKYESLAMPVSEAIISFGVAGVIYFGGSQVMSGRMTASELFSFIAAMVMVFTPIKKLQGSYNVLQRSAGAAERVFALLDRQRSIVERPSALDLGRSSGMVEFRDVSFSYGEEPVLRNVSLKAANNQMIALVGPSGGGKTTLVSLLPRFYDVTDGAILIDGHDIRDLTLNSLVAQIALVDQETTLFNESIANNIRYGKPGANLDEVIEAAKAAFAHDFIMQLPEGYDTNIGDRGVRLSGGQRQRICIARALLKNAPILILDEATSALDTESEQMVQQALDNLMVNRTTFVIAHRLSTVLHADRIVVLEGGRIVESGTHENLLSNSGLYSRLHSLQFNDRDTVGMIEQ comes from the coding sequence ATGAACCCGATACTCAGACGTACCCTCGGATATTTCAAGCCCTATTGGGGCCTGATGCTGGTTTCCGCACTCTGCTCGATGATCGTCGGCGGTCTGGACGGCGCCTTTGCGTGGCTGGTGGAACCGGTCCTCAAAAAGATCTTTGCCGGCAAGGACACCACCATCTTCCTGCTGGTCCCGATAGGGATTATCATATTATTCATCATCCGCGGGTTCGCCCGCTACACCTACGATACGACCCTCAAACTGGCGGGGCAGAAGGCGGTCCAGGACATCCGCAACGATGCCTATGCCGGCAATGTCAGGCAGGATCTGAGTTTTTTTCATAACCGCGCCACCGGCGAGCTGATGTCGCGCATGACCAACGATATCGGTGCCATGCAGGAGGGAATCGCCAACGTCGTCTGCGGCCTGTTCCGGGATCTGATCTCGGCCCTGTCGCTCCTGGGCGTCATTTTCTACCGGGACTGGCAACTAGCCATCATCACCTTTGTGGTCATTCCGGCCACAGCCTATCCGGCGCAGCTGATCGGCAAAAAGATCAAGAACGCCTCAGGCCGCAGCCTGAATGTGATGGGAGGCCTGACCGCCATCCTGCAGGAAACCTTCTCCGGCATCAAGGTAATCAAGGCTTTTGGCCTGGAGAATAAGACCATCGAGCGCTTTCACCGCGTGAATCTGGAATATTTCAACCAGATGCGGCGATACATCAAATACGAATCCCTGGCCATGCCCGTATCTGAGGCAATCATCTCCTTTGGTGTGGCCGGCGTAATCTATTTCGGCGGCAGCCAAGTCATGTCGGGCCGCATGACCGCCTCGGAGCTGTTCTCGTTCATTGCTGCCATGGTCATGGTCTTCACGCCCATCAAGAAACTCCAAGGATCCTATAACGTGCTGCAGCGCTCGGCCGGGGCCGCGGAACGCGTTTTTGCACTGCTGGATCGGCAGCGCAGCATCGTGGAGCGCCCAAGTGCACTGGATCTCGGCCGTTCCTCAGGCATGGTGGAATTCCGTGATGTTTCCTTCAGTTATGGCGAAGAGCCGGTTCTCCGGAATGTATCTCTGAAAGCTGCCAACAACCAGATGATCGCCCTGGTGGGCCCCTCGGGCGGGGGCAAGACCACCCTGGTTTCCCTGCTGCCCCGCTTTTACGATGTCACTGATGGGGCTATCCTGATCGACGGACACGATATCCGCGATCTGACTCTTAACTCACTGGTGGCGCAGATCGCCCTGGTCGATCAGGAAACGACCCTGTTCAACGAGAGCATCGCCAACAACATCCGCTACGGCAAGCCGGGTGCCAACCTGGACGAGGTGATCGAAGCAGCCAAAGCCGCCTTTGCCCACGATTTCATCATGCAGCTCCCCGAGGGATACGACACCAACATCGGTGATCGGGGAGTACGGCTCTCCGGAGGACAACGGCAACGCATCTGCATCGCTCGAGCCTTGCTCAAAAACGCTCCGATCCTGATACTGGACGAAGCCACCAGCGCCCTGGACACTGAGAGCGAGCAGATGGTGCAGCAGGCCCTGGACAATTTGATGGTCAACCGCACCACCTTTGTCATCGCCCACAGGCTCTCCACGGTTCTGCACGCAGACCGGATCGTGGTGCTGGAAGGGGGAAGGATCGTGGAAAGCGGCACTCACGAGAATCTGCTGAGCAACAGCGGTCTCTACAGCCGTCTGCACTCCCTGCAGTTCAACGACCGGGACACGGTCGGGATGATCGAACAATGA
- a CDS encoding Gfo/Idh/MocA family protein yields the protein MSALRTAVIGVGYLGNFHAQKYASLSDVELVGVVDSNPARAAEIAAALGTTPFSDYRELIGRVDAVSIVVPTQHHHEVARDFLAAGVHVLIEKPITVTIEEADDLITLAEQHRAVFQVGHLERFNPVLMALDGVLQQPLFIESVRIAPFKPRGTDVNVVLDLMIHDIDIIQHIVKSPVERIDAIGSPVFTGEEDIANARILFKNGCVANVTASRISLKSERKMRIFQRDAYITLDFQNRKLLVARKGNGELFPGVPNVKVDERELGEADALRSEIESFIAAVRTGNPPEVSGHDGRMALETALKINQALGRK from the coding sequence ATGAGCGCCCTCAGGACAGCCGTCATCGGCGTAGGGTATCTGGGAAACTTCCACGCGCAGAAGTACGCCTCGCTATCCGATGTGGAACTGGTGGGGGTCGTTGACAGCAACCCCGCCCGTGCCGCAGAGATCGCAGCAGCGCTGGGAACCACCCCCTTCAGCGACTACCGGGAACTGATCGGCCGCGTAGATGCCGTCAGTATCGTGGTTCCGACCCAGCATCACCATGAGGTGGCCCGGGATTTCCTGGCAGCCGGCGTTCATGTCCTGATCGAGAAGCCGATCACCGTCACAATCGAAGAGGCGGATGACCTGATCACCCTGGCGGAACAGCACCGGGCCGTATTCCAGGTCGGACACCTGGAGCGCTTCAATCCGGTACTGATGGCCCTGGACGGTGTCCTGCAGCAGCCGCTCTTCATCGAGTCGGTACGCATCGCGCCCTTCAAGCCCCGCGGCACCGACGTCAATGTCGTGCTCGATTTGATGATCCACGACATCGACATCATCCAGCATATCGTCAAGTCACCGGTCGAGCGCATCGATGCCATCGGATCGCCGGTCTTCACTGGTGAAGAGGACATCGCCAATGCCCGCATCCTCTTCAAAAACGGCTGCGTGGCCAATGTCACCGCCAGCCGCATCAGCCTCAAAAGCGAACGCAAAATGCGTATTTTTCAGCGCGACGCCTACATCACCCTCGATTTCCAGAATCGCAAACTGCTTGTGGCCCGCAAGGGAAATGGCGAGCTGTTCCCCGGCGTACCCAACGTGAAGGTTGACGAGCGTGAGCTGGGCGAAGCCGATGCACTGCGGAGCGAGATCGAATCATTCATCGCTGCCGTACGCACCGGCAATCCGCCCGAGGTAAGCGGCCACGACGGCCGCATGGCGCTGGAAACCGCGCTCAAGATCAATCAGGCCCTGGGGCGGAAATAA
- the fabZ gene encoding 3-hydroxyacyl-ACP dehydratase FabZ, translating to MVMDVNEIMKILPHRYPFLMVDRIIELEHGTRCVGLKNVSINEPFFQGHFPQHPVMPGVLIVEAMAQVAGIMAYLASDDETRKKVSYFMSIDNAKFRKPVFPGDQLRIEVETTFNRRGIWGVNGKAFVGTTLVTEAALKATFADAAA from the coding sequence ATGGTAATGGATGTCAATGAAATCATGAAGATACTGCCCCATCGGTATCCGTTCCTGATGGTTGATCGCATCATTGAACTGGAACACGGCACACGTTGCGTGGGACTCAAAAATGTCAGCATCAACGAGCCTTTCTTCCAGGGGCATTTTCCGCAGCATCCGGTCATGCCGGGCGTGCTGATCGTGGAGGCCATGGCACAGGTGGCCGGCATCATGGCCTACCTGGCATCGGATGATGAAACCAGGAAAAAAGTGAGCTATTTCATGTCCATCGACAACGCAAAATTCAGAAAGCCGGTTTTCCCCGGCGATCAGCTGCGCATCGAGGTCGAAACGACCTTCAACCGCCGTGGCATCTGGGGGGTTAACGGCAAGGCATTCGTCGGCACTACCCTGGTTACCGAGGCGGCCTTGAAGGCCACCTTCGCCGACGCAGCCGCTTAA
- a CDS encoding lysophospholipid acyltransferase family protein, whose translation MKRLFWAVQAALFYVLTLLAAMLPAPVANRLGSSVGMFLMLLLPKRKAIAVDNISRALPFMKSHPLWTSGERTAGELVKETFRNLGRSLVEVCRLYHGRGEDILGRIELRGAEHFEAASARGKGVVFLTGHCGNWELVALAFWRFFRGRMSVVARRQNNPYLNRMVEKMRSRYDNNIIYKQGALRGILSVLKKGDNIGLLADQAVFPEEGALIDMLGRKAWASKAPVIIAHKTGAAFLPSFIHREGDRFVITINPPHVFGSDQSEDGIREEVQALSRYVEDFVVSHPTQWYWVHRRWKRAGESTQ comes from the coding sequence ATGAAGAGACTGTTCTGGGCCGTTCAGGCCGCTCTGTTCTATGTACTGACCCTGCTGGCGGCGATGCTGCCGGCCCCGGTTGCCAACCGCCTCGGCTCCAGCGTCGGAATGTTTCTGATGCTGCTGCTTCCGAAGCGTAAAGCCATTGCCGTGGATAATATCAGCCGGGCCCTGCCGTTTATGAAGTCCCACCCTCTATGGACGTCGGGCGAACGGACCGCCGGGGAACTGGTCAAAGAGACCTTCCGCAACCTAGGCAGATCGCTGGTGGAGGTATGCCGCCTGTACCACGGCAGAGGTGAGGACATACTCGGCAGGATCGAGCTGCGTGGCGCTGAACATTTCGAGGCGGCCAGCGCCCGGGGCAAAGGGGTCGTTTTCCTGACCGGACATTGCGGCAATTGGGAACTGGTGGCCCTGGCCTTCTGGCGGTTTTTCCGCGGCAGGATGTCGGTGGTGGCCCGACGCCAGAACAATCCTTATCTCAATCGCATGGTGGAGAAAATGCGGAGCCGCTACGACAACAACATCATCTATAAGCAGGGGGCTCTGAGGGGTATTTTATCGGTGCTGAAAAAGGGGGATAACATAGGCCTCCTGGCCGACCAGGCGGTATTCCCCGAGGAAGGGGCGCTGATCGATATGCTGGGCAGAAAGGCCTGGGCATCCAAGGCGCCGGTGATCATCGCCCACAAAACCGGCGCGGCCTTTTTGCCTTCCTTCATCCACCGTGAAGGGGACCGCTTCGTGATTACCATCAACCCTCCGCATGTCTTTGGCAGCGATCAGAGCGAAGATGGCATAAGAGAGGAAGTTCAGGCCCTGTCGCGCTATGTGGAGGATTTTGTCGTCTCCCATCCGACCCAGTGGTACTGGGTACATCGCCGTTGGAAACGGGCCGGGGAGAGCACACAATGA
- the lpxD gene encoding UDP-3-O-(3-hydroxymyristoyl)glucosamine N-acyltransferase — MTEAKTLKELADYLGGTVRGDEGCQVNGLAPLDMAGPDKVTFLANPKYASKVAETQAGAVLMAPGGEAYGRNVIEVSNPYLAFAKLLNLFYVQVPAPLGILPGASVAASATLGSGITVHPGAVIGEQVTIGNGCIIHPGAVVYAGVSIGAGTVIHANAVIRERCRIGNRCVIQPGAVIGSDGFGYAPDGNHYYPIPQIGIVVLEDDVEIGANTCIDRAALEVTLIRRGTKLDNLVQVAHNCQIGEDCMIVSQVGISGSTRIGNHVTLAGQVGVAGHLSIGDNVMVGAQSGIPGSLPANAGYSGTPAMPHKEWLKAMAIVPKLPELRKSITALEKRIIELEEQIRPA; from the coding sequence ATGACTGAAGCCAAAACGCTCAAGGAACTGGCAGACTATCTGGGTGGGACTGTCAGAGGGGATGAAGGCTGCCAGGTCAACGGCCTGGCTCCGCTCGACATGGCCGGACCGGACAAGGTCACCTTTCTGGCCAATCCGAAATACGCCTCAAAAGTGGCAGAAACCCAGGCCGGCGCGGTGCTGATGGCGCCGGGGGGCGAAGCTTACGGCCGCAACGTGATCGAAGTATCCAATCCCTACCTGGCCTTTGCCAAGCTGTTGAACCTGTTTTACGTGCAGGTGCCAGCGCCGCTGGGAATTTTGCCCGGTGCCAGCGTCGCCGCTTCGGCCACGCTCGGCAGTGGCATAACGGTCCATCCGGGTGCCGTGATCGGCGAGCAGGTTACCATCGGCAACGGTTGCATCATCCACCCCGGGGCGGTCGTCTATGCCGGCGTCAGTATCGGGGCAGGGACCGTCATCCATGCCAACGCCGTCATCCGCGAACGCTGCCGCATCGGCAACCGTTGTGTCATCCAGCCGGGGGCGGTGATCGGCAGCGACGGATTCGGCTATGCCCCCGACGGGAACCATTACTATCCGATTCCCCAGATCGGCATTGTCGTGCTTGAGGACGATGTCGAGATCGGCGCCAACACCTGCATCGATCGGGCAGCATTGGAGGTCACGTTGATCAGGCGCGGGACGAAACTGGACAACTTGGTACAGGTCGCCCATAACTGCCAGATCGGCGAGGACTGCATGATCGTCTCCCAGGTAGGGATCTCGGGCAGCACCAGAATCGGCAACCATGTCACCCTGGCGGGCCAGGTAGGAGTGGCCGGTCACCTCAGCATTGGTGACAATGTCATGGTAGGTGCCCAGTCGGGCATTCCCGGTTCCTTGCCTGCCAATGCCGGTTACAGCGGCACTCCGGCCATGCCCCACAAGGAATGGCTCAAGGCCATGGCGATCGTGCCGAAGCTTCCGGAACTGCGCAAAAGCATCACAGCACTGGAGAAAAGGATCATAGAGCTGGAGGAACAGATCCGGCCAGCCTGA
- a CDS encoding DegT/DnrJ/EryC1/StrS aminotransferase family protein: MIPMVDLKTQYHDLKQEIDRAVLDAIESSQFILGPNVTAFEQESAAYLGAAHAVSCASGTDALHLAILAAGIGPGDEVITSPFTFIATAEAICYAGATPVFVDIDPQTFNIDPTLIEAAITPRTRAVIPVHLFGQPAELSEIKAICEAHKLQLIEDCAQSFGAATGGSMTGTHGSLGCFSFFPSKNLGCYGDGGLVTCATPELAEQLKVLRNHGSRVRYHHSVIGFNSRLDDIQAAILRVKLKRIDQFNNGRRRVAHLYSELLRDVATVPYEDGKGVHVYHQYTLLTDRRDAVMAHLSERKIACAVYYPIPLHRQDVFAAACAGISLPIAENVASRCMSLPIYPEMPEESVRVVAEAVRESLLG; this comes from the coding sequence ATGATTCCAATGGTGGACCTTAAAACCCAATATCACGACCTGAAGCAGGAAATCGATCGGGCCGTGCTGGATGCCATCGAGAGCTCCCAATTCATCCTGGGACCCAATGTCACTGCTTTCGAACAAGAGAGCGCCGCCTATCTGGGCGCTGCCCATGCCGTATCCTGCGCATCCGGCACCGATGCCCTGCACCTGGCAATTCTGGCCGCCGGCATCGGCCCGGGTGACGAAGTCATCACCTCCCCTTTCACCTTTATCGCCACGGCCGAAGCGATCTGCTACGCCGGTGCCACCCCGGTTTTCGTCGACATCGATCCGCAGACCTTCAATATCGATCCCACCCTGATCGAGGCGGCCATCACGCCTCGCACCAGGGCGGTCATTCCGGTGCACCTGTTCGGCCAACCCGCCGAGCTGAGTGAAATCAAGGCCATCTGCGAAGCCCACAAACTGCAGCTGATCGAGGATTGCGCCCAATCCTTCGGTGCCGCCACCGGTGGCAGCATGACCGGCACCCATGGCAGCCTCGGCTGTTTCAGCTTCTTTCCCAGCAAGAACTTGGGTTGCTACGGCGATGGAGGCCTGGTCACCTGCGCCACACCGGAGCTGGCCGAACAGCTCAAGGTGCTACGCAATCACGGCAGCCGGGTACGCTACCATCACAGCGTGATCGGCTTCAACAGCCGTCTGGACGACATCCAGGCCGCGATCCTGCGCGTCAAGCTGAAGCGGATCGATCAGTTCAACAACGGACGCAGAAGAGTGGCGCACCTGTACTCGGAGCTGCTCAGGGATGTAGCGACCGTGCCGTACGAGGATGGCAAAGGAGTACATGTCTATCACCAGTACACCCTGCTGACCGACCGCCGCGATGCCGTTATGGCCCATTTGTCGGAACGGAAGATCGCATGCGCCGTCTATTACCCGATTCCATTGCATAGGCAGGATGTCTTCGCCGCCGCCTGTGCCGGCATTTCCCTACCAATAGCTGAAAATGTTGCCAGCCGTTGCATGTCCCTGCCGATCTATCCGGAGATGCCGGAGGAATCCGTACGCGTGGTGGCGGAGGCGGTCAGGGAGTCACTACTTGGCTAG